The Candidatus Babeliales bacterium sequence TTTTTAAAAAGGCTATAATAGCCTTTGGAAACAAACAAAAAAAAGGGCTGTTATGAAGTTTATATCAGATAAGCTGTGGTGTGAATTAAAAAGTGTATTTTCGACAAAAAAAACAAAAGTTGGACGACCTGAATTTGACAATCGAGTTGCATAGGGGGATATTTTTATGATTAGAAATATTGTTTGTCCTTTAAGATGTGGATTGTCTACTACTCGAGATATAACTAAAATTATTGTTCATGGTGCAAAAGAACATAATTTAAAAAATATTTGTTTTGAGATTCCTAAAGGTAAATTAGTTGCGTTAACGGGACCTTCTGGTTCAGGTAAATCTTCTATAGCAACTGATATTCTTCAAAAAGAATGTATTAGACAATATTTAGAATCACTTGGTATGACTACAGACCATATAGAAAAAGCAAAAGTAGATATTCTTATGGGATTGTCTCCTTCAATAGGGGTTTCTCAGCGTGTAACTGATTTTAATCCTCGTTCTACGGTTGGTACCAAAACAGGTATTCTTACTATTTTAAGAAATATGTTTGCAGCTATGGGATATCAGCCTTGTACAAGTTGTGAAAGAGTTGTTAAACAACCTTTGCAAGACAAAAATAAACTCGTAACAATTGAAATAGAAGAAAAAACTGATTCTTCAAAAAAAAGAAAGAAAAGTTATTTTAATTGTCCCCATTGCAATACCAAATTAGAAAAGCTCACTATGGCTCATTTTTCATCTAATACTATAGTGGGAGCATGCGAAGCTTGTAAGGGATTAGGTGAAGTTATTAGCGTTGATCTTTCATGTTTGCTTAATGAAGAAAGATCGATTAGAAATGGCGGGGTAAATTTTTGGGATGAAGCATTAGCAAAGTATTATGAAGGCGTTATACTCGCTGCTAGTAAGCATTATAATTTTTTATTTGATGCCGAGACACCGATGCAAAATTATACACAAGAACAAAGAAATTTTTTACTGTATGGGATTAGTTTTCCAGATTTTGTTAAAGCGTATAAACATACTAAAGCTCCGAAGAAAGTTAGCGAAGGTCTTTTTGAAGGGGTTGTTCCTGGTTTGTTGAATTTATATAAAAATAATCCTGCAAAAGCCTCAGATAATATTAAAAAATATATTGTAAATGAGCCATGTGCTGAATGTGAAGCAACAGGTTTGGCGAGAATTGGTAAAAAAGTAACCATTTTCGGAAAAACTATTGTAGATGTGATTAGGCTTAATTTAAGTGAATTTCTTCAATGGCTATGTGATTTAAATGAGTCAATTTCAGAAGATGAATTGCAAGTATTTGCAGCCTTTGCTGATGCATTACAAAAAAGAACCTCCAATTTGATAGAAGTTGGATTGCATTATGTAAGTTTGAATCGTACACTTCCTTCCTTATCCGCCGGAGAATCACAAAGAGTAAGATTGGCTAGTTTACTTGGTAGCGAGCTTACTGGCGTGTTATACGTTGTAGATGAACCAACAACAGGTTTGCATCCTCATGATACTGCAAAGTTATTAAAAACATTGCGAATGATACAAGAAGCAGGTAATACCGTTTTGGTTATTGAGCATGATGTTGATGTTATTAAGAATGCAGATTTTATCATAGATATGGGACCCGGCGGAGGTAGTCAAGGTGGGGAAGTTATAGTTTCTGGTACACCAGCAGATGTTATGGCTTGCGAAAGATCGATTACAGGTAAATATTTGGCTAAGAAGCCATTTGTTGATTTAAATACTGTTGCTCGCCAGAATAAGGAAAAATTAGTTGTACATGGAGCGAATGAACATAATTTAAAGAATATTGATGTCATTATTCCGTTAAAACAACTTGTGGTATTAACAGGGGTATCTGGTTCGGGAAAATCAACGTTCTTATTTGATATTGTGGATAAAGCAGCAAGACAATACTTTAATAATGCAAGTACAGTTCCGGGAAAATATACTTCTATTGATGGTTTAGATTATTTCGATCGAATAGTAAATGTTGATCAAGTTACGATAGGTTCAAGATCATCGCGGTCTAATGTAGCAACTTATACTAAACTTTTTGATTATATTCGAGATGTATTTGCATCTTTGCCAGAAGCAAAAATTCGTGGTTTTAATGCTAAAGATTTTTCTTTTAATGTTTCTGAGAAGCGTTGTGAAAATTGTGATGGTGCTGGTGTAGTAGAAGTTGATATGACATTCATGCCTAATATTGAAGAAGAATGTCCAGTTTGTAATGGAACGCGATTTAATGAGAAATTATTAGAGGTTAAATTTCAGGGATATAATATTGCAAACATTTTAGATATGACGGTAAATGACGCTATTGCTGCATTTAGAGATGAGAAAAAGATTTTTGCGATTTTAGATTTAATGAGGCAAGTTGATTTAGGACATTTAAAATTAGGCCAATCTACTGCAACGTTATCAGGCGGAGAGGCACAAAGAATTAAGTTGGCTGCTGAATTATCTAAGTCTGAAGCTGGTAATACATTGTATTTATTAGATGAACCAACAACAGGGTTGCATCCTCATGAAGTGGGAAAATTGCTTACTGTATTTAGGAAATTGATATCTAAAGGAAATACGGTGGTAGTTATTGAGCATAATTTGGATGTTGCTTGTGAGGCAGATACTATTATTGATTTTGGTCCAGGTGGCGGAATAGCAGGAGGTACAATTGTTGCAACAGGTACACCTCAAGAAATTATAGAAAATCGAGATTCATTAACCGGACAATCCTTGAAGGATTATATAACAGGTAACGGTCTTAACAATAGTTAAGTGCTTGCAAAAACAAGTCCCGCTGAGCGGTTCTTGATGAACATCTCGCAGGACATTTAATATAACAAGGTGCTTGCTTCATGGGTCTGTGTTTTGCTTTTGCCTTTGTGCTATTTTTTGTTTTTGTAGATTTTGGTAAACGTAAATCTATTTCAGCAAGAAGCATAAAGAAGGTAGTAAGTCGTGTTTTTTCTTCACAAGCTAACACATTAATAGTTTTTACCGGACGTAATCGAGCCATATAATACTTTCGTATTAAAATTTAAAAATGTAAGTTTCAAGCGTTGTCTTGTTTCCCTTTGCTTTTCTACTTCGCTAAAACTACGAAGAACATGAAAGCAAAGAAGGACGTTCTGTATATGGCGTAAAAAATTACTGTCTGAGGAATTGGTGATTAGATTAACAATTCAAGAAGGAGTTGTACGCCATGAGACCTATGATCTGCATGAGATCATCAGAATTTGTATCTATAATTGCGTACATAGTTTTTCCTTTTAAATATAATGCGTTCGTTAAAACTTGCTGAGATAATAGCATATGATGAGGATAATGCAATAAGAAGAAAATATATATGAGTATATTATTTACCCATGAGAGGTTATACTAGGACTTAAAAAAATACTTCTACGTTAAAGCTCATAATTAAGAAAGTACGTATATGAAGCGTCTCGTTCGGTTAATTTTTTTATTGTTTTTTGTTGTTTTTTATTCATTTAACACGGTTTGTATTATTGAAAACATACCTTATAAACCATTGCCTTCATCATTACCGCCTTTTTTTTCTAGTTTTTCTGCTAAACAACGTTATAACCAAGAGGGATTTTGCGGAAATACATTGGTACAAACGCCTCGCGGATATAAGCAAATTAAAAATCTTGTTAGGGGTGATGTTGTTATAGATTACGAAGGACAAGAAAAAAGAATAGTTGCCATAGCAAAAAAATATGTGGATCAGTATGTGGAGTTTGTAGTAGATAATACCGCTGTTTATAGTGGAGCTGATCAATGTTATTATACTACATCATTTGGGTTGTGGTTTTCAGGACAGAGAGTGTATCCAGGTGTAACGTTGTTAAATAGTAAAAGTGAGTCTTATGAAGTAACGCATAAGAGAGTGGTATGCAAAAAAGCATTTTTGTATTGTCTTACGGTAAAAGATCATACTTTTTCTATTGCCCCACATGGATTATGTGTACACAATTGCGAGGCACTTGCTATGGGCGTTTCGAGTATGTGTTTAGGCAATGTCATAGTAATCAATCCTATTGTTGCGGCGATTGGCGCTGCTATTGCCTTATCTACTATTGGGCATAGGGCTTATCAGGCATACATCCAACAGTATCAACCTTCCGATCAAAAAATTGTACTACCCTCCGATGTAGTTCTTGCTGAACGTTCTTATTATAATCAAAGAACAACCGCTTTAGAGGGAATGAAACAAGAATTACTTTCTATTAAAAATGGCTTAGAAAATATTAAAGCTTTTTGTGGCGCTCATTCAGAAAGTTTTACCTATCAATTCTTACAAAAACATAGTACTTCGAATGCCTATTGTTACAATCAGTTTTTGAAAATTTCTGATAAAAATGAGGCATTGCTATCAAATCAGCAAAAAGAAAACCTGAGGATATTGCGAGAAATTGATTTACAATACCGTGAGCAAGAAATCATAGATCTGCAATGCATTCTAGCCCTACATGTTGATGAGCTTATAAAACAAGTAGACACTGCTCGTAATGAATATACGCAAGCGAGAGAGCATATAAGTAATGCTACAGCCTTATGGAATAATAATCTCAGCAAGATGACTTATGCCATAGCATTGCAGTCGTATAAAGCAGACCTTCTGGAAGAGCACCTACTTGATAATTTTGCTCAAAATCTGAATGAATTAAAGATAGTAGCTCAGTATTATACTCATTGTATGAATGTCATGTGTGTAGAACAAAGCACAAATGTTATCGATGTTTTGGAGAAAATACTGCCAGTAATTATTGAATGTGATCAATGGGTGGCAACGAAAAAAGTTCGCGTTGCCACAAAGATTGCTGTATCAGAAAAGCATTTTGCTGGTCGAGGTATTTTAATAACTGATCTTAAGAGCGGAACAAAAAATGAGCTTGCACGGGGTCGTAGGAATACTAATGCACAAGCTCTTGCTGACGCTAAAAATAAATTAGCAAGTATAGTTTCTGCTGGGGGTCCTAATAAAAATAATAAAAAAAATGATGATAAGGATGAATCTAACAAAGATTCATCCAACGAAAAAAATATTCTTAAGACAACAAAAGAGGCGACAGAAGCAGCAGAAAAATTAGGGTTTGAAAAAACTAATTATTATTCTCAGAGGCAGCCTGTATTCAAAAAAGGAAATACATATATAACACCTGATAGATCTGGGCACAACGGTGGTGTATGGAAAATGGCTAATTCTGTTAAAAATTTAGAGAGTAGAACAGTGAGAATGGGCACTTATGATAAACATCTAAATCGAATTGGAGATTAATGTGAAATATTGTTGGCGAATAACAAAATATGATCCAAAAAAACGCAATTCACAAGGATGGTTTCTTGAAGATACTTGGATTTCCTACGGTGATATTGGAAGCGTCTATCAAGGTGAAAAACTTACCTATGATGAATATGTACGAGTAGAAGATCTTTATATAAACGCAATAGTATTATTGATGAATTGTTTAGATGTTTCACAGCTACAAGTTAAATACTTAGAGAATCATGGTAGCATAAATGAAGACGCTTTGGTTGATAAAGAAGAGGTTATATTTGTTAATGGGCTCAAAGAAAATGATTTATTATCATTAGAGCAGGTTAAAGTAGCATCAAAGTTGATATTGCGAAATTATTTTTGGTGCAAATTGATAGGTAAGCATAAAATGTTTGTTGATTTTAGTCATGATTATTATATGTATATTGGTAGTAGGTCAGAATGCAAGGATGCTTTGCAAAAAATAAGAGAATCAGGGTTGTTTGTGGAAGATTTTAAATCTTTTTATAGATAAATTATTTTAAGACAGATGAAATTCATAAATTAGACCTATTTGTTAATCATGTATTGATGAAAAAAAGGTTTGAATGTCTTGTAAACTAACGGTAAATTGTATTTCATGGTTCCTGAACGTATCGAGTATCGGACCCCAAATAAAGAGGTTCTTGAATTTATGCTAATCCTGTCCTAAGCTAAAAGCAAAAAAAAGGATATCGTGAATGAAAAAATATCTCGTGCTTTTGTCCGTTTTCTTTGTAACTTCGAGTATACACGCTAAACGCGAAGTCTTTGCCCACTCTTTTATGTATACCAAACCGGGATATTATGACATTGTCATGGAACAAGCACTGTGGCACGATATTGAATTTAATAAAAAAGGCCACGTCAGAGGTGGTTTTCAAGCTATTCCATTTTTCCAAAACTCCATGTCTCTTGATAAAAATGCCCGTTATTTTTTAATGAATGGCAAAACTGAACTATTAGTAGCTGGTGATCAACAAACAGCGGATTTAGAAACCAGAGATATTCGTGCTGAATGGGTAAACTTACCAAGCACCTTCCGCGGTTTTTTATCAGTAAATCCAAAGCAACAACAAAAAGGTTGTCTTTTCGAATATCACCAGGACTTAAAAACATGGTTTGATGTTCGATTTCTGCGCGATATGTATATTCAAATACAATTGCCCGTTTCGGTGGTAAAAAATAACATACATCTAACGCAAACTAATGTTATCAACCAAGGAACTGACTTCCCCCAAAATATCATCCAAGCATTTAATCAGCCATCGTGGTGCTTCAGTCGCATAGACAATTGTCAGAAAAAAAAAGTTGGCGTAGCAGAATTAACCATAAAATTGGGAACAAGTTATATTTCTGAAGAATTTTTACAACTCGACTACTATACAGTATTGGCAATTCCTACCGGCAACAAACAAAATGGTGAGACAATGTTTGAACCAGTCAACGGCAATAACCATCACTTAGGAATTGGCGGAGGTCTCAATATACAAGTTCCTTTCAATAGAGACACCACCAATTTTGCATTTTGCGGATTTATTGACCTTGAATCAGTCATTCTTATTAGAAACAAACAATTCAGAACATATGACTTATTCGACAAGCCATGGAGTCGATTTCTTTTAATGAACGTCATAGGCGCTCAACCAAATACCAATCAACCTGGTGTTAACTACATGACACAAAGAATTACCGCAAAACCATTCAACATTGTTGATTTTGCACTGGGATGGCGCTTTCACACACCAACTATGGAAGCAGAAATTGGCTACGGAATTTGGGGACACGGTAATGAAAGAACCAACCTTAAACAACCGGCACCTGCTCACATCTTTGGATTAAATGGCACCACACCTGTTATAACAGATCAACCAATCCCTTTTGGAATAGCTGGCAGCGCACCTGGTAAAACAGCAAGCAGAAGTACTATTGCCTTTAAAGCCCCTGATGATCTTGAATTTGTACCAATAACAACCTGCGACCTTGACCCTCAATCTGGCGAAAGCTATGGCGGCTTTGCCCAGCGAGCATTTGGAAGCATTGGATGGATTAATAAAGGTGAAACGAGCGATAGCATTCTTGGCATTGGATGGTCCGTAGACGTTCCCTTCCACAACTCGCTACTACAACTCTGGAAAGTGTGGATAAAGCTAGCCGCAACATTTTGAGATTGCAACTTTCTTGCGAATGCATTTTTATTCTGCTAAGCTAGAGATGTTTAATTGTTTATTTGGCCAATAAATGGTTTGAGTTATTTGTTTTATTTTTTATTAAAGTGATGTTTATGAACATTTATGTTGGAAATCTTCCTTATTCTGCTACAGAAAATTCGATGAAAGAATTGTTCGAAACCTACGGACAAGTAACAACTGCAAAAATCGTTACTGATAAATTTACTGGCTCATCTCGTGGTTTTGGCTTTGTTGAAATGCCAAATGCTGACGAAGCTCAAAAAGCTATTGATGAACTTAATGGTAAAGATTTTGAAGGACGTAAAATAGTTGTTAATGAGTCTCGCCCACGTGAAACAACTGGACGTGATAACCGCCCTCCTCGTCGTGAAGGTGGATACAATGGTGGCGGTCGTGATGGCGGCGGAAGAAATTCTCGCTACTAATTTGACCCAATATCACTTTGTTCTTATTGGGTACCCGTCGAAAGAACACTATAGAAATTCGACTGGATATTAAAAACTGAAAAGTGCAAGGGTCCCTATTAACGTAGGGACCCTTTTTTTGAACCCCATGTTTTTTTTTAAGCCCTGCTTTAATCCCCAACTCCGTTTCTCTTCATTGGGGTCCCCATACGGAATGAAATGAAGTGTGGGACTGAGCTTCCGTTTCTCTTCACCCGGGCACCCGATCGAAATGAAATGGAGATTGGGTACAAAGCGAGAATTGGATAATAATCTGCCATATAAAAAATAAACCTTGCCTAGATCGATTTCTTCTGCTAAGCTATAAATGTAATAAATTTTTATTGGCCAATAAAGAATATCAATATATCTGTTTTATTTTTACTAGAGTAATTTTTTATGAATATTTATCTCGGAAATCTTTCCTATTCTGCTACAGAAAACACAATTAGAGAACTTTTTGAAGGTTACGGACAAGTAACAACTGCAAAAATCGTCACTGACAAATTCACTGGTTCATCCCGTGGTTTTGGTTTTGTCGAAATGCCAAATGATGACGAAGCTCAAAAAGCTATCGCTGAACTCAATGGTAAAGATTTTGAAGGACGCAAAATAGTTGTTAATGAATCTCGTCCACGCGAAACAACTGGTAGCAACAATCGCCCTCCTCGTCGTGAAGGTGGTTACAATGGTGGTGGTCGTGATGGCGGCGGAAGAAATTCTCGCTACTAATCCCAGCTTTGTATATTGAACTGAAAAGTAAAGTGGTCCCTATTAATTTAGGGACCACTTTACTTTAACCCAATCTTTTCACCAGGGTCTTCGTAGCTTTACACGAAGTAAGCTCCATCCATCGAAAGGGAACTGGAGATAGGTTTAAAGTATAATGCAGGCGTAAATAAACCTTGCCTAGGTCCATTTCCTCTGCTAGACTGCAGGGGTAATAAATCTTTATTGGCCAATAAAGAATATCAATATCTGTTTTATTTTTACTAGAGTGATTTTTTATGAATATTTATCTCGGAAATCTTTCCTACTCAGCGACTGAAAGCACAGTTAAAGATCTTTTTGAAGGTTACGGACAAGTAACAACTGCAAAAATCGTTGCTGACAAATTCACTGGTTCATCCCGTGGTTTTGGTTTTGTTGAAATGCCAAATGATGACGAAGCTCAAAGAGCTATCGCTGAACTCAATGGCAAAGACTTTCAAGGTCGCAAAATGGTTGTTAATGAATCTCGTCCACGTGAAGCAACTGGTCGCGAAAACCGCGCACCTCGTCGTGAAGGTGGCTACAATAACACCAGTAGCAGTAGCAACAGCCGTGATGGTGGAAGAAATTTCCGCTACTAAGCACATTTATAACCCAATAACACTTTGTTTATATTGGGTATCCGTCGAAAGAAATTAGATAAAAGACCTGTATGTAACAATACAGGTCTTTTTCTTGACTTACATTTCCAACAAATCCTATTCTTTTTCATGTATACAGTAAAAATTATTAATCCTATACCTGATCTGGATACTCTTCGCGCTCATCCTGAACTTGTTGAAGGATCAGAGCGCTCTGGTCCTTTTATCCCCAGCTTCGTTTTTCTACGCCGGGGTCCCCGTGTGGAATGAAATGGAACATGGGGAAAAGCAGGTTCAGGATGAGCGCAGTAAGAAAAAACTGCAGCTGTTTTAGATAATTGTCTCAAAAAAGGCTGTTGAACTATGACAAAAAAATGGTACCTAATCCTCGCAATCTTCCCTATTTGCATCATCAGCCTTCTCCTGTGGTACATACTCTCTCTGTCTCAATCACAAAAAACGATTAAAGTAGGCATTCTCCATTCGCTCACAGGAGACTTAGCCATTAGTGAAAAGCCCGTTGCCGATGCAACACTCCTTGCAATCAGAGAAGTAAATGCTGCAGGGGGAATTTTTGGAAAAAAAATTGAAGCTCTTCTTGTTGATGGACAATCGAATGAAACTGTATTTGCTGCACAAGCAGAACGTCTCATAAAAGAAGAAAACGTTGTCGCTATTTTTGGATGCTGGACATCACCAAGCAGAATAATGGTAAAAGATGTTGTTGAAAAATATAACTCCGTTCTTTTTTACCCTGTACAATTTGAAGGCCTTGAAGATTCAAAACATATTGTATATACAAGTACCACACCAAATCAACAAATAATCCCCGGTGTTACCTGGTGCATGCAGCATCTTGGGAAAAAATTTTTTCTTGTCGGATCCGATCACATACTTCATGAGATAATTAAAGATGTTGTATTCGCCTATAATGGAACAATTGTAGGAGAAGAATATCTTGCTCTTAATGATAAAAATATCAATCCCATTGTACAAAAAATTGTTGATTCAAAGCCGGACGTTATTTTAAACAATCTCGAAGGTGATTCTAATATTCTTTTTTTTACGGAACTGCGTAGAAGAGGCATAACACCGGAAAAAATACCAACCATGTCATTCAGTATCTCTGAACCGGAATTACAGCTTTTCAACACAGATTCCATGACCGGAGACTATGCAGCATGGAGCTATTTTGAACGTATTGATACTCTTGAGAACAAAATATTTGTGAAGAAATTTGAAGACATGTATGGTGAAAAACAAACTGTCAGCGATGCTATGGAAGCGGCTTATTTTGGTGTGTATTTATGGAAACAAGCGGTAGAAAAAGCACAATCAACAGAACCTAAGCTTGTTCTTCCTGCACTGTATAATCAAGCATTTAATGCTCCACAGGGAATTATTCATATTGCTGAAAAATCACTGCAAACATGGAGTTTGGGACGCGTTGGCAAAATTCGATCAGACAAACAATTTACTATTTTGTGGAGCTCTCAAAAATCAATAAAACCTGAGCCTTATCCCCCAACAAGATCTATTGATGAATGGCATGCCGCGCGAGCAAAAATAAGCGAATTGGAAAGTAGACAATGATAAAACGAATAACTGTACCATTATCACTACTATTATGTATTGTTACGTGTGGCATTTTTGGTTGGTACCAGTATGTGTATTATTCAATTATACCAACATACCAAAAAAAGCTTTCTGCAATAGCAGATAGTCGTTCTCATGAAATTAATACATATCTCAATGAGCAAGAAAAAAATGCGATACAATTATCACAAGAACCTCTCGTAATCAAAACTCTTAACAAAATATCTCAAGACGAAGAACAAACACTCTCCAATCTTATTTCTGCACACAAAGAACATATGGGGTTTAAAAGTGTACTACTCATCGATAAAGATGGAACAGTCATATTTTCAACAACAAAGAAAAATCTTGTACATGAAAATCTTAACAATCACACTGATTCATCTTTAGGCAAATCATATGAACGAGCAGCAATGACGCTCACCAATGATTTTTCCTATTTTAACTTTAACACACTACTTCAAGAACCTGCTTTTTTTATTACCATTCCCATTCTTGCAGAAAAAAAATATATTGGCGCTCTCTCATACCAATTGGATCAAGAAAAAATATATCTCATAACTAATCAATATATTGGATTAGGAAAAACAGGGGAAATTGCTCTGGCAAGAAAGGAAGGAGAATATATTGTTTTTCTTTCTCCAACCAGAAACGATCCCGATTTAGCATTTAAAAAAAGAGCCCTGTTTACTAATCCGCCACTTTCAATTCAAGCAGCAACTCTTGGTCAGGAAGGTTCTGGTACGGCAATTGATTATCGAGAAAAAAAAGTTGTTGGTGCATGGAAATTCATTCCTGAGCTTGATTGGGGAATGATCGTCAAGATTGATCAATCAGAAATACTAGAACCAACACAGATACTATACTCATTCTTCTTATTGTTTTTACTTATTTTTATACTCAGTTTACTGATAAATGGTTACCTATTTTTCCCTCTCATACGACATACAGCAATAAAAATAAATACAGCACCTCCGTGTAATAAAATTCCTGCAATTGTCAAAAACCCACTCTTTATTTTACTACTTATTTTTCTTGGATTAACGGTAAAAAACATTATCCAATGCAAAATAAAAAAATCATCCACCATTAAAAAAGCACAACAAAAAGCAATAGACACAAGTACAAAAAGTGCTGAAACAATTGAAACTGTTCTGAAAAAAATAGCTTTTGTTGCTCAATCAATCTCTGATGATTTACGAACAAATTATCTCAAAAAGGACGATATTTCTACACGAATCAAAAGAGATTTGTCAGAAAACAATATACTTACTAATATCACTGTGCTATTTACACCATACAGCTATAACAATACAACAGAATTACACGTGCAGACAACTTCAACTGACGTAGTAGACACTGCAAATATGTTTCAAACACAATGGTACAAAGAAGCACTGGAAAAAAAATCCATATGGATTGTCAATTCAACAAAAAATGGTTCAATAGGTACTCCAACAGCTACATATGCGTGCACCTTTTTTAATAGTGATAATAAACCACATGGCGTTGTTGCAGTTACTTTTTCGCTACTCCCTATTACTGGAAACGTTGAATACAATAGCATTGGACAAACGGGATATTCAATTATCACAAGCAATACCGGAGCCTTTATTTTTCATCCAATTTCAGCTTTAGCTCAGAATCAAACAACACTGTTACAATTTGCTCAATCAAATGGAGATGAAGAACTTGCAAGCATTGCTCAAAAATCATTAGATGGAAAACCTCTTATTGCATCGTACAAGTCTCCCACCACCAAAGAACTTTAT is a genomic window containing:
- a CDS encoding RNA-binding protein; this translates as MNIYLGNLSYSATESTVKDLFEGYGQVTTAKIVADKFTGSSRGFGFVEMPNDDEAQRAIAELNGKDFQGRKMVVNESRPREATGRENRAPRREGGYNNTSSSSNSRDGGRNFRY
- a CDS encoding RNA-binding protein — translated: MNIYVGNLPYSATENSMKELFETYGQVTTAKIVTDKFTGSSRGFGFVEMPNADEAQKAIDELNGKDFEGRKIVVNESRPRETTGRDNRPPRREGGYNGGGRDGGGRNSRY
- a CDS encoding RNA-binding protein, with protein sequence MNIYLGNLSYSATENTIRELFEGYGQVTTAKIVTDKFTGSSRGFGFVEMPNDDEAQKAIAELNGKDFEGRKIVVNESRPRETTGSNNRPPRREGGYNGGGRDGGGRNSRY
- a CDS encoding toxin C-terminal domain-containing protein, with product MKRLVRLIFLLFFVVFYSFNTVCIIENIPYKPLPSSLPPFFSSFSAKQRYNQEGFCGNTLVQTPRGYKQIKNLVRGDVVIDYEGQEKRIVAIAKKYVDQYVEFVVDNTAVYSGADQCYYTTSFGLWFSGQRVYPGVTLLNSKSESYEVTHKRVVCKKAFLYCLTVKDHTFSIAPHGLCVHNCEALAMGVSSMCLGNVIVINPIVAAIGAAIALSTIGHRAYQAYIQQYQPSDQKIVLPSDVVLAERSYYNQRTTALEGMKQELLSIKNGLENIKAFCGAHSESFTYQFLQKHSTSNAYCYNQFLKISDKNEALLSNQQKENLRILREIDLQYREQEIIDLQCILALHVDELIKQVDTARNEYTQAREHISNATALWNNNLSKMTYAIALQSYKADLLEEHLLDNFAQNLNELKIVAQYYTHCMNVMCVEQSTNVIDVLEKILPVIIECDQWVATKKVRVATKIAVSEKHFAGRGILITDLKSGTKNELARGRRNTNAQALADAKNKLASIVSAGGPNKNNKKNDDKDESNKDSSNEKNILKTTKEATEAAEKLGFEKTNYYSQRQPVFKKGNTYITPDRSGHNGGVWKMANSVKNLESRTVRMGTYDKHLNRIGD
- the uvrA gene encoding excinuclease ABC subunit UvrA → MIRNIVCPLRCGLSTTRDITKIIVHGAKEHNLKNICFEIPKGKLVALTGPSGSGKSSIATDILQKECIRQYLESLGMTTDHIEKAKVDILMGLSPSIGVSQRVTDFNPRSTVGTKTGILTILRNMFAAMGYQPCTSCERVVKQPLQDKNKLVTIEIEEKTDSSKKRKKSYFNCPHCNTKLEKLTMAHFSSNTIVGACEACKGLGEVISVDLSCLLNEERSIRNGGVNFWDEALAKYYEGVILAASKHYNFLFDAETPMQNYTQEQRNFLLYGISFPDFVKAYKHTKAPKKVSEGLFEGVVPGLLNLYKNNPAKASDNIKKYIVNEPCAECEATGLARIGKKVTIFGKTIVDVIRLNLSEFLQWLCDLNESISEDELQVFAAFADALQKRTSNLIEVGLHYVSLNRTLPSLSAGESQRVRLASLLGSELTGVLYVVDEPTTGLHPHDTAKLLKTLRMIQEAGNTVLVIEHDVDVIKNADFIIDMGPGGGSQGGEVIVSGTPADVMACERSITGKYLAKKPFVDLNTVARQNKEKLVVHGANEHNLKNIDVIIPLKQLVVLTGVSGSGKSTFLFDIVDKAARQYFNNASTVPGKYTSIDGLDYFDRIVNVDQVTIGSRSSRSNVATYTKLFDYIRDVFASLPEAKIRGFNAKDFSFNVSEKRCENCDGAGVVEVDMTFMPNIEEECPVCNGTRFNEKLLEVKFQGYNIANILDMTVNDAIAAFRDEKKIFAILDLMRQVDLGHLKLGQSTATLSGGEAQRIKLAAELSKSEAGNTLYLLDEPTTGLHPHEVGKLLTVFRKLISKGNTVVVIEHNLDVACEADTIIDFGPGGGIAGGTIVATGTPQEIIENRDSLTGQSLKDYITGNGLNNS
- a CDS encoding urea ABC transporter substrate-binding protein — protein: MTKKWYLILAIFPICIISLLLWYILSLSQSQKTIKVGILHSLTGDLAISEKPVADATLLAIREVNAAGGIFGKKIEALLVDGQSNETVFAAQAERLIKEENVVAIFGCWTSPSRIMVKDVVEKYNSVLFYPVQFEGLEDSKHIVYTSTTPNQQIIPGVTWCMQHLGKKFFLVGSDHILHEIIKDVVFAYNGTIVGEEYLALNDKNINPIVQKIVDSKPDVILNNLEGDSNILFFTELRRRGITPEKIPTMSFSISEPELQLFNTDSMTGDYAAWSYFERIDTLENKIFVKKFEDMYGEKQTVSDAMEAAYFGVYLWKQAVEKAQSTEPKLVLPALYNQAFNAPQGIIHIAEKSLQTWSLGRVGKIRSDKQFTILWSSQKSIKPEPYPPTRSIDEWHAARAKISELESRQ